Below is a genomic region from Euryarchaeota archaeon.
CCATCAACCGGCCGTGGTTCATGAGCATGATCCGATCCGTCATCGCCTCGACGTCGGGAAGCACGTGGGTCGAGACGATGACGCTTTTTCCGGATGAGGCCAGGCCTCTGATGAGTTGTATGAGGTCACGTCGAGCGAGGGGGTCGCTTCCAAGCAGCGGCTCGTCGAGGATCAGGAGTTCGGGTTCATTGAGTAGCGCCAACGCGAGTTTCAACTTCTGGCGCATCCCGCGGCTGTACGTCTCGACGCGCCTGTCGGCCACACCCGAGAGGCCTACTTGGCGCAAGGCCCTCTCCGCCGCCTCGCTTGCGGCGGCGCGCGACAGCCCTCCAAGCTCGCCCGAAAGGACCGCGACTTCCGTCCCCGTGCGTTCGCGCCACGGGGCGTCGCCCTCGGGGACGAAGCCTACGCGGGAAAGGAGCTTCGGGTTCGACCAGGGTCTCTCGCCGAGGACGAGCAGTTCGCCCTGCGACGGTTCGACAAGCCCCATCGCCATCTTCATGAGCGTTGATTTCCCGGCACCGTTCGGGCCAAGAAGCCCCGTGACACCGGGCAAGACGTCGAGCGTCACGTCGTTCACGGCGATGACGTCGCCGTACCATTTTGACACGGCCCTGGCCTCAAGCACCGCCACTACGTCTCACCTGCCAG
It encodes:
- a CDS encoding ABC transporter ATP-binding protein; amino-acid sequence: MAVLEARAVSKWYGDVIAVNDVTLDVLPGVTGLLGPNGAGKSTLMKMAMGLVEPSQGELLVLGERPWSNPKLLSRVGFVPEGDAPWRERTGTEVAVLSGELGGLSRAAASEAAERALRQVGLSGVADRRVETYSRGMRQKLKLALALLNEPELLILDEPLLGSDPLARRDLIQLIRGLASSGKSVIVSTHVLPDVEAMTDRIMLMNHGRLMAHGRIDEVRDLLDRYPRTVRIATTNAVELGALLWGWDTVLSLQREEGAVVVKTKRPKEFHAELQNLLMAKRLPFTSVTSLDDNVEAIFQYLVS